The Tursiops truncatus isolate mTurTru1 chromosome 6, mTurTru1.mat.Y, whole genome shotgun sequence genome includes a window with the following:
- the ZBTB43 gene encoding zinc finger and BTB domain-containing protein 43: MEPGTNSFRVEFPDFSSTILQKLNQQRQQGQLCDVSIVVQGHIFRAHKAVLAASSPYFCDQVLLKNSRRIVLPDVMNPRVFENILLSSYTGRLVMPAPEIVSYLTAASFLQMWHVVDKCTEVLEGNPTVLCQKLNHGSDHQSPSSSSYNGLVESFELGSGGHTDFPKAQELRDGENEEESTKDELSSQLTEHEYLPSNSSTEHDRLSTEMASQDGEEGASDSAEFHYTRPMYSKPSIMAHKRWIHVKPERFEQACEGMDVHASYDEHQVTESINTMQTEHSVQPSGVEEDFHIGEKKVEAEFDEQADESNYDEQVDFYGSSMEEFSGERSDGNLIGHRQEAALATGYSENIEMVTGIKEEASHLGFSATDKLYPCQCGKSFTHKSQRDRHMSMHLGLRPYGCGVCGKKFKMKHHLVGHMKIHTGIKPYECNICAKRFMWRDSFHRHVTSCTKSYEAAKAEQNTTEAN, translated from the coding sequence ATGGAGCCTGGAACAAACTCTTTTCGAGTAGAATTTCCtgatttttccagcaccattctGCAGAAACTGAACCAGCAGCGCCAGCAAGGACAATTATGTGATGTCTCCATTGTTGTCCAAGGCCACATTTTCCGAGCACACAAAGCCGTTCTTGCTGCCAGTTCACCCTACTTTTGTGACCAGGTACTCCTCAAAAACAGCAGGAGGATTGTTTTGCCTGATGTGATGAACCCCAGAGTGTTTGAGAACATTCTCCTATCAAGTTACACGGGACGTCTAGTAATGCCTGCTCCAGAAATTGTTAGTTACTTAACAGCTGCAAGCTTCCTCCAGATGTGGCATGTGGTAGACAAATGCACTGAGGTTTTAGAAGGAAACCCTACAGTCCTTTGTCAGAAGCTAAATCATGGCAGTGACCACCAGTCTCCCAGCAGCAGTAGTTACAATGGCCTGGTAGAGAGCTTTGAGCTGGGCTCTGGGGGCCATACGGATTTCCCCAAAGCCCAGGAACTGAGGGATGGAGAGAATGAAGAGGAGAGCACCAAAGACGAGCTGTCATCTCAGCTCACCGAGCATGAATACCTTCCTAGCAACTCGTCCACAGAGCATGACCGGCTAAGCACTGAGATGGCGAGCcaggatggggaggagggggccagCGACAGTGCCGAATTCCACTACACCCGGCCCATGTACAGCAAGCCCAGCATAATGGCTCACAAACGCTGGATCCATGTGAAGCCTGAGCGCTTTGAGCAAGCGTGCGAGGGCATGGATGTGCATGCATCCTACGATGAGCACCAGGTCACAGAGTCCATCAACACCATGCAGACAGAGCACTCGGTCCAGCCCTCGGGAGTAGAGGAAGACTTTCACATCGGGGAAAAGAAAGTGGAAGCGGAGTTTGATGAACAGGCTGATGAAAGCAATTATGACGAGCAGGTGGATTTCTATGGCTCTTCCATGGAAGAGTTTTCTGGAGAGAGGTCGGATGGGAATCTCATTGGGCACAGACAGGAGGCTGCCCTAGCAACAGGCTACAGTGAGAATATTGAAATGGTAACAGGGATTAAAGAAGAAGCTTCCCACCTAGGATTCTCAGCCACCGACAAGCTGTATCCTTGTCAGTGTGGGAAAAGTTTCACTCACAAGAGTCAGAGAGATCGACACATGAGCATGCACCTTGGTCTTCGGCCTTATGGCTGTGGTGTCTGTGGTAAGAAATTCAAAATGAAGCATCATCTCGTGGGCCACATGAAAATTCACACAGGCATAAAGCCATATGAGTGTAATATCTGTGCAAAGAGATTTATGTGGAGGGACAGTTTCCACAGGCATGTGACTTCTTGTACCAAGTCCTACGAAGCTGCAAAGGCTGAGCAGAATACGACTGAGGCTAACTGA